In a genomic window of Thermoproteus tenax Kra 1:
- a CDS encoding helicase HerA domain-containing protein, producing MSGDGVVDLLLLPLVLLLILTLLWREGEVLIGIGGAGLLYLPLDKHITIIGPTRSGKTRLAKKIAKRSGAKVIVLDWNGEYDLGLRVKAQNLKINISKLNKKILVELIGLSINLNEPSIYFMYRAIRDYQIKSPRDLIRALDSYLTTTKSETEMKAAILRRLEYVFDIISNGKINVEKIVKSRRSFTIDLSDLSLVEEKVLISSLILTYIYNYFRKSNISKKIKLIIIMEESQNLVNAAIIRHLFAEIAKYGVRVVMVSNVIPPPEMIVHSNVVIVKPHTLYDLKINKSSIIINDKIYRVYKFL from the coding sequence ATGAGCGGGGATGGGGTCGTAGACCTCTTGCTTCTCCCGCTGGTGCTTCTGTTGATCTTGACACTACTCTGGAGGGAGGGCGAGGTCTTAATAGGCATCGGAGGCGCTGGATTACTATATCTGCCTCTAGATAAACATATAACGATAATTGGTCCCACTAGGTCGGGTAAGACGAGGCTCGCGAAAAAGATAGCAAAGCGGTCTGGCGCAAAGGTCATAGTACTTGACTGGAATGGGGAGTATGATCTAGGGCTGAGGGTCAAGGCCCAAAACCTAAAAATTAATATAAGTAAATTAAATAAAAAAATATTGGTAGAGCTAATTGGATTATCTATAAATTTAAATGAACCATCAATTTATTTTATGTATAGAGCAATTAGAGATTACCAGATAAAGAGCCCCCGGGACCTTATTAGGGCGTTGGACTCCTATTTGACTACGACGAAGAGCGAGACTGAGATGAAGGCTGCAATACTTAGGCGCTTGGAGTACGTCTTCGATATAATTAGTAATGGAAAAATAAATGTAGAGAAAATAGTCAAAAGCCGTAGGAGCTTCACGATCGATCTCTCAGACTTATCCCTTGTGGAGGAAAAGGTTCTTATATCTTCATTGATTTTAACATACATATATAATTACTTTCGAAAATCAAATATAAGTAAAAAAATAAAATTGATAATCATAATGGAGGAGTCTCAAAACTTAGTCAATGCGGCAATAATTCGACACCTGTTCGCAGAGATCGCAAAATATGGAGTACGTGTGGTCATGGTATCAAACGTGATACCTCCCCCTGAGATGATCGTGCATTCAAACGTAGTTATTGTGAAGCCGCATACACTATATGATTTAAAAATAAATAAATCTTCAATAATAATAAATGATAAAATATATAGAGTTTATAAATTTTTATGA
- a CDS encoding M48 family metallopeptidase, translated as MADPEILGTEFEVYHFKPKNLCLVKDKAANAMAYESPMGRLIVVTTGLVAKLAPEELEAALRHEEGHIKYRHMYKLMAFLISEYILRVYLLNLVYTNISFYLIGIHLLGASLLYTSLVRLYEYEADKYAASPHLARALLKIDWNNMVDDVLHPIYSRLRFLVKTHPNTLDRVVRIWTLSEISPKR; from the coding sequence TTGGCCGATCCCGAGATCTTGGGCACCGAGTTTGAGGTCTACCACTTCAAGCCGAAGAACTTATGCTTAGTCAAAGATAAGGCTGCTAACGCCATGGCCTATGAGTCCCCTATGGGGAGGCTCATCGTCGTCACCACCGGCCTTGTGGCCAAGCTGGCGCCAGAGGAGTTGGAGGCCGCCCTGAGGCACGAGGAGGGCCACATCAAATATAGACATATGTATAAACTCATGGCCTTCCTTATCAGTGAATATATCCTAAGGGTCTATCTGCTGAACCTAGTATATACTAACATCTCATTCTACCTCATCGGGATCCATCTGTTGGGGGCCTCCCTGCTCTATACCTCCCTCGTCAGGCTCTACGAGTATGAGGCCGATAAATACGCAGCATCTCCACACTTGGCCAGAGCGTTGCTCAAAATAGATTGGAACAATATGGTTGATGATGTATTACATCCGATTTACTCAAGGCTCAGATTTCTGGTGAAAACTCACCCTAATACGTTGGATAGAGTAGTGAGGATATGGACTTTATCAGAGATCTCGCCAAAGCGTTAG
- a CDS encoding sugar phosphate nucleotidyltransferase, translated as MIDRVVVLAGGFATRLRPLSYTRAKPLFPILDKPLIDWILERARDIAPAVISARYLAHMIREHISRRWGGAATVVEESRPMGDGGALAHVAESLNISGAVMVVNGDVFTDADYRAVLDAHKRAGGVATMMLVEVSPESVSKYGIAVLDDSMRLIEFVEKPKEPPAGSRLANAGIYVFEPEVFKLIPRRRGEVKIAKDIIPELLRRGDIYAFIHRGIWHDIGTPADYLKANYAALDKWGSKEVDKPGIDITPPVYIGEGSIVEEGASLGPYVVLGQGAKVGRYARLKNSVLMRAATVEPGAYISGSIIGEETYIGRWARVLESVVADGVYIKDEVYVGRGSAIGPNREVVEDVPDGSMLP; from the coding sequence ATGATCGACAGAGTTGTAGTGTTGGCTGGAGGTTTTGCCACTAGGCTGAGGCCGTTGAGCTACACGAGGGCCAAACCGCTTTTCCCAATCCTCGACAAACCGTTGATAGACTGGATACTGGAGAGGGCGAGGGACATTGCGCCGGCCGTAATATCGGCGAGATATCTGGCGCACATGATAAGAGAACACATCTCGCGGCGTTGGGGCGGGGCCGCCACCGTTGTCGAGGAGAGCAGGCCCATGGGCGACGGAGGGGCTCTGGCCCACGTGGCAGAGAGCTTAAACATATCGGGAGCTGTGATGGTGGTCAACGGCGACGTTTTCACTGACGCCGATTATCGCGCCGTCCTGGACGCCCACAAACGCGCGGGGGGCGTGGCCACGATGATGCTCGTAGAGGTGTCGCCAGAGAGCGTCAGCAAGTACGGAATAGCCGTATTAGACGACTCCATGAGGTTGATCGAGTTTGTCGAGAAGCCTAAGGAGCCGCCGGCCGGTAGCAGATTGGCAAACGCCGGGATATACGTCTTTGAGCCCGAGGTGTTCAAACTCATCCCTAGAAGGCGGGGGGAAGTGAAGATAGCGAAGGATATAATCCCCGAGCTCTTGAGGCGAGGAGATATATACGCGTTTATACATAGAGGGATATGGCACGACATAGGGACGCCCGCCGACTATCTTAAGGCCAACTACGCGGCTCTAGACAAATGGGGGAGCAAGGAGGTCGACAAGCCGGGCATCGACATCACTCCGCCGGTCTACATAGGCGAGGGCTCCATAGTGGAGGAGGGCGCCTCGTTGGGCCCCTATGTGGTGTTGGGCCAGGGCGCCAAAGTCGGGAGATACGCCAGGCTGAAAAACAGTGTGTTAATGAGGGCGGCCACAGTGGAGCCGGGGGCCTATATCTCCGGGTCCATAATTGGAGAGGAGACCTATATAGGCAGATGGGCCCGCGTCCTGGAGTCCGTTGTGGCCGACGGCGTCTATATAAAGGACGAAGTCTATGTAGGCCGCGGCTCAGCCATCGGACCAAATAGGGAGGTAGTCGAGGACGTGCCTGACGGCTCGATGTTGCCCTGA
- a CDS encoding HIT domain-containing protein — protein MSPFRIVETPWRYKYIVSSVAARSNSCFFCEYIQDPGRDRENLVFFRGKYSIGLLNRYPYTWGHVMVAPYRHLRDLAELSPEELAGLIRETYMIKRAVASLTKCQDILMGVNVGRAAGAGVEAHVHIHIIPTCQTIDPNIEPDRLEELLKEYRDKLSRLWS, from the coding sequence GTGTCACCGTTCCGCATCGTGGAGACTCCTTGGAGGTACAAATACATCGTCAGCTCTGTTGCCGCTCGATCTAACAGCTGTTTCTTCTGTGAATATATACAAGATCCAGGACGCGACCGCGAGAACTTGGTGTTCTTCAGGGGGAAGTACTCCATAGGCTTGCTCAACAGATACCCCTACACCTGGGGGCACGTCATGGTGGCCCCCTATAGACATCTGAGGGATTTGGCCGAGCTGAGCCCCGAGGAGCTGGCCGGGCTGATAAGGGAGACCTATATGATCAAGAGGGCAGTCGCATCTTTGACCAAGTGTCAAGACATCCTCATGGGCGTCAACGTCGGAAGGGCCGCCGGAGCTGGCGTCGAGGCTCATGTACATATACATATAATACCCACTTGTCAGACCATAGATCCAAATATTGAGCCGGATAGGCTAGAGGAGCTACTGAAGGAGTACAGGGATAAGCTATCTAGGCTATGGAGCTGA
- a CDS encoding ATP-binding protein, translating into MELRRLCVSGFKAYDRCIDLEGSTLIYGPPNSGKSSLLEGLSMLMQSRGEQWILLEGPLLIVHEAEDVHRGGDVASPFTIEAHWSFGERIYGYSYTYATKGGYVEQTVFEDFKPVLTVAKRGQRGAVIYPPDLSAELCTAPYAVLNEDVLIPCGEVADERFKMAERILLELRVGLKDTFYYISGRRLAAWKYTYETHVDLLPATSVGPEGQYTVHQISRILAHPQFEPLRDELYRVLRQAGIDDVRVGLISTGRLAMYVKSRGGWTNAYNVGNFTKSVLPVLVQLVLSNEGSVVAIDDVDLAVPEEHAEGLLSIYLDIAKRRGLQLVMAARSRSFKEAARRLNATVVEL; encoded by the coding sequence ATGGAGCTGAGAAGGCTCTGCGTCAGCGGCTTCAAAGCCTACGATAGATGTATAGACCTAGAGGGGAGCACATTGATATACGGCCCTCCCAACTCCGGCAAGTCCTCGCTCCTCGAGGGACTCTCCATGTTGATGCAGAGCAGGGGGGAGCAGTGGATTCTGCTCGAGGGGCCCTTGCTCATTGTACATGAGGCTGAAGACGTACACAGAGGGGGCGATGTCGCCTCCCCGTTCACAATAGAGGCCCATTGGAGCTTCGGCGAAAGGATATACGGCTACAGCTACACCTATGCCACAAAGGGGGGCTACGTGGAACAGACGGTGTTTGAGGACTTCAAGCCCGTCTTGACAGTGGCGAAGAGGGGCCAGAGGGGCGCCGTTATCTATCCGCCCGACTTATCAGCGGAGCTGTGCACTGCGCCGTACGCAGTCTTGAACGAAGACGTGTTGATACCGTGCGGCGAAGTTGCAGACGAGAGATTCAAGATGGCGGAGAGGATATTGCTCGAGCTGAGAGTCGGGCTCAAGGACACGTTCTATTACATCAGCGGGAGGAGGCTCGCCGCATGGAAGTACACCTACGAGACGCACGTGGATCTACTGCCGGCGACCAGCGTGGGGCCCGAGGGGCAGTACACTGTGCACCAGATCTCCCGCATACTGGCGCATCCTCAGTTCGAGCCCCTACGAGATGAGCTGTACAGAGTGTTGAGACAAGCGGGCATAGATGATGTTAGAGTGGGGCTCATCTCCACGGGGAGACTGGCCATGTACGTTAAATCGAGGGGGGGCTGGACAAATGCCTATAACGTAGGCAACTTCACGAAGTCTGTCTTGCCCGTCCTAGTACAGCTCGTATTGTCAAACGAGGGCTCCGTTGTGGCGATCGACGATGTGGATCTGGCTGTGCCGGAGGAACATGCCGAGGGCCTCTTGTCGATATATCTGGACATAGCCAAGAGGAGGGGGCTTCAGCTGGTAATGGCCGCGAGATCTAGATCCTTCAAAGAGGCAGCGCGTAGATTGAACGCCACAGTTGTCGAGCTTTGA
- a CDS encoding PIN domain nuclease, whose product MTDTSSLVYLVERRLGLGPLEEHVVFVPYPVLEELLALAPFRRNFRVALRLVRVLGPFVAEGRGSADEALLSAAAKLGAAVLTGDRQIVAEAKRRGIPVALLHDREIVVV is encoded by the coding sequence GTGACAGATACCTCGTCGCTCGTCTACCTCGTCGAGAGGAGGCTAGGCCTAGGACCTCTCGAGGAACACGTCGTCTTCGTGCCGTATCCCGTCTTGGAGGAACTCTTGGCGCTTGCGCCCTTTAGGCGTAACTTTCGCGTCGCTCTGAGACTGGTGAGAGTACTGGGCCCCTTTGTGGCGGAGGGCAGGGGCTCCGCCGATGAGGCGCTATTGAGCGCGGCGGCCAAGCTGGGCGCCGCAGTCTTGACGGGCGACAGGCAGATAGTCGCTGAGGCCAAGAGAAGGGGTATCCCGGTCGCTCTGCTCCACGATAGGGAGATAGTGGTAGTATAG
- a CDS encoding DNA-directed RNA polymerase translates to MPFRLVEAEDYIRVPPSDFNKPLEDVALGQLRSKYEGKSFRDLGYVVAVLDAKVNREGVIIFGDGATYHKAIFHILTFMPLDGEVVHGIVESAREVGVMVRIGPVLGFINKIHLMDEPNVLFDASTKSFIGERTKKKLSIGDVVRARITGISYVAQKEGVDLALRITMTMRMPGLGKLEWLKEKKGKKP, encoded by the coding sequence ATGCCTTTTCGTCTTGTGGAGGCAGAGGACTACATCAGGGTTCCTCCCTCCGACTTCAACAAGCCGCTGGAGGACGTCGCACTGGGACAGCTCAGATCCAAATACGAGGGCAAATCCTTTAGAGACCTCGGCTACGTTGTCGCAGTCTTAGACGCCAAAGTCAACAGAGAGGGCGTGATAATCTTTGGAGACGGGGCAACCTACCACAAGGCCATCTTCCACATATTGACCTTCATGCCGCTCGACGGAGAGGTGGTCCACGGGATCGTTGAGTCGGCGCGCGAGGTAGGAGTCATGGTCAGAATAGGGCCTGTATTGGGCTTTATAAACAAGATACACCTAATGGACGAGCCCAATGTATTGTTTGACGCAAGCACCAAAAGCTTTATAGGAGAGAGGACGAAGAAAAAGCTCTCCATCGGCGACGTAGTGAGGGCGCGTATAACCGGGATAAGCTACGTAGCTCAGAAGGAGGGCGTTGACTTGGCTCTGAGGATAACGATGACCATGCGTATGCCGGGGCTTGGCAAGCTCGAATGGCTGAAGGAAAAGAAGGGCAAGAAGCCATGA
- the spt4 gene encoding transcription elongation factor subunit Spt4, with product MSRAKKTLSGYKACKNCKLIIPEDATQCPNCGSTEFTNNWRGMIAVIDPEKSCIAKRLGITKPGVYALELVEE from the coding sequence ATGAGCAGAGCTAAGAAGACTTTGTCGGGATATAAGGCCTGTAAAAACTGTAAACTGATCATCCCAGAGGACGCAACTCAGTGTCCGAACTGCGGATCCACCGAGTTCACAAACAATTGGCGGGGGATGATAGCGGTCATAGACCCTGAGAAGTCGTGTATAGCTAAGAGGCTGGGCATCACTAAGCCTGGGGTCTACGCATTGGAGTTGGTGGAGGAATGA
- a CDS encoding thermopsin-like protease yields the protein MRTLLLAMLLTAALALATTFQMYELGGPRHLVWVTINGQTENILAVLQEFWPNTVLFPVGGIYWLNTTNPTEARYTIFPAYAVSPWLPNGSLINVTFTRAEALFNVSGDLLKRVRWGMYTFIYNIATQEGTSPAEILQEQNPFVSYGLQVVLKEEPQKPILDCLSYVGNNSLPSFWSSPGTVWSRYHIPFKLYNVTCPGNTSYIDIIDVEYRWWYDGGSMLCLDWLWFRQREWYLSGGRYDIFGIYLPRWEALINQTEQLFSELFSESIKTTNQTLSQELSNEAIQLIYKLRAMESASDCVNFSGLPRNITAVVGGGHLRIYVDGQLIWTLNVSGVFISQPYSAVDWFGPSLMSGAYFYVDEPAMATAPLGSALLFIGNDSVVAPPKYATNLIYSIVYLVASTSFSWEGGLSVGPGETNETYVYVRPDVNATIYGRPARLPYMAIISLGWLRERYCPYGDLVLSGAYRRIGGSIEVLGPVSISCTEYPVRFILPNGSSVPVVARANSTVRLPPLAVDLGNGTRLVTAEVEVNATGPADVVVPVAQRLYRVEVETPVGVNATWAPAGAAIKLSTVTLPNGTRYVPIAPVAVNVTGPIAVAPRYERQYLVRLIAPANSTEEWADEGALFNVTLADPWIVGNGTMFSGLLVNGTGERSWRVVKPITLVAGYAEVYYWVSVETPVNRTAGWMPKGAVLAFPDVLDLGNGTRLVGPSVQRVVVEGPANVSVAYAERQYYVQIEGVEEWSGWADAGSALRLNSTVVDGVVYRPLEDVVVSRPGVYRPEFLASYAHEFRDLLGVPDPAASVELCGVRAGADLAGRAYVEAETDRLCAPALSAWPVSPYTLAAVAAAAAAAYAAIRRRR from the coding sequence ATGAGAACGTTGTTGCTAGCGATGTTGCTGACGGCGGCTCTGGCGCTGGCTACGACGTTCCAGATGTACGAGTTGGGCGGTCCGAGGCATCTCGTTTGGGTGACCATAAACGGGCAGACGGAGAACATATTGGCAGTTCTGCAGGAGTTCTGGCCGAACACAGTGCTGTTCCCTGTAGGAGGTATCTACTGGCTCAACACCACGAACCCGACCGAGGCGAGGTACACCATCTTCCCTGCGTACGCCGTCTCACCGTGGCTCCCCAACGGCAGCCTCATCAATGTGACGTTCACGAGGGCCGAGGCGCTGTTCAACGTCTCCGGCGACCTCCTCAAGAGAGTGAGGTGGGGGATGTACACCTTCATCTACAACATCGCCACCCAGGAGGGCACCAGCCCGGCGGAGATACTCCAGGAGCAGAACCCCTTCGTCTCATATGGGCTACAGGTCGTGCTGAAGGAGGAACCGCAGAAGCCGATACTGGACTGCTTGAGCTACGTGGGGAACAACAGCCTGCCGAGCTTTTGGAGCAGTCCGGGGACGGTCTGGTCCCGCTACCACATTCCGTTTAAGCTGTACAATGTGACCTGCCCGGGCAACACGTCATATATAGACATCATCGACGTGGAGTACCGCTGGTGGTACGACGGAGGGAGCATGTTGTGCCTCGATTGGCTCTGGTTCAGGCAGAGGGAGTGGTACCTCTCGGGCGGAAGGTATGACATCTTCGGAATCTACCTCCCGAGGTGGGAGGCGCTGATAAACCAGACAGAACAGCTCTTCAGCGAGCTCTTCAGTGAATCCATTAAAACTACCAACCAAACGCTCAGCCAAGAGCTGTCGAACGAAGCGATACAGCTCATTTATAAATTACGTGCCATGGAGTCGGCCTCAGACTGCGTCAACTTCAGCGGACTCCCGAGGAACATCACGGCCGTCGTCGGAGGCGGGCATCTCAGGATCTACGTGGACGGCCAACTTATATGGACGTTGAACGTCTCCGGCGTCTTTATATCGCAGCCGTATTCGGCCGTCGACTGGTTCGGCCCATCTCTTATGTCCGGCGCCTACTTCTACGTCGACGAGCCGGCGATGGCCACAGCCCCGCTGGGCTCAGCACTGCTGTTCATAGGGAACGACAGCGTCGTCGCCCCGCCCAAATACGCCACCAATCTGATATACAGCATCGTCTACTTAGTCGCCTCGACCTCCTTCAGCTGGGAGGGAGGGCTCTCGGTGGGCCCGGGCGAGACGAACGAGACGTACGTCTACGTCAGGCCGGACGTGAACGCCACGATATACGGCCGCCCCGCCCGCCTGCCCTACATGGCGATAATCTCGCTCGGCTGGCTCAGGGAGAGGTACTGCCCGTACGGCGACCTGGTCCTCTCGGGCGCGTACAGGAGGATAGGGGGCTCCATCGAGGTGCTGGGCCCCGTCTCTATATCGTGCACCGAGTACCCAGTGCGCTTCATACTGCCGAACGGCTCCTCGGTCCCGGTGGTCGCGAGGGCGAACTCCACCGTCCGCCTCCCGCCTCTGGCCGTGGACCTGGGCAACGGGACGCGTTTGGTCACAGCCGAGGTGGAGGTCAACGCGACGGGCCCCGCGGACGTCGTAGTGCCCGTCGCCCAGCGCCTCTACCGCGTGGAGGTGGAGACGCCCGTCGGCGTAAACGCCACCTGGGCCCCGGCCGGCGCCGCGATTAAGCTGTCCACCGTAACGCTCCCCAACGGCACCCGGTACGTCCCCATCGCGCCTGTGGCCGTGAACGTGACCGGGCCGATCGCCGTTGCGCCTAGGTACGAGAGGCAGTACCTCGTCCGCCTCATAGCCCCGGCCAACTCCACGGAGGAGTGGGCGGACGAGGGGGCCCTCTTCAACGTAACGCTGGCCGACCCGTGGATAGTCGGAAACGGCACCATGTTCTCCGGCCTCCTCGTGAACGGGACCGGGGAGAGGAGCTGGCGCGTCGTAAAGCCGATAACGCTCGTGGCGGGCTACGCCGAGGTCTACTACTGGGTCTCCGTCGAAACGCCCGTCAACAGAACCGCGGGCTGGATGCCCAAGGGCGCGGTCCTCGCCTTCCCGGACGTCCTCGACCTCGGCAACGGGACGCGCCTCGTGGGCCCGTCAGTCCAGCGCGTGGTGGTGGAGGGGCCCGCCAACGTCTCGGTCGCGTACGCAGAGAGGCAGTACTACGTCCAGATAGAGGGCGTCGAGGAGTGGAGCGGGTGGGCCGACGCTGGCTCCGCGCTGAGGCTGAACTCCACCGTGGTGGACGGAGTGGTCTATAGGCCGCTGGAGGATGTGGTGGTCTCCCGCCCCGGCGTCTACAGGCCGGAGTTCCTCGCCTCCTACGCGCACGAGTTCAGAGACCTGCTGGGCGTCCCCGACCCGGCCGCGTCGGTGGAGCTCTGCGGCGTGAGGGCCGGCGCCGACCTGGCGGGGAGGGCGTACGTGGAGGCCGAGACGGACCGCCTATGCGCGCCGGCTCTCTCGGCCTGGCCCGTCAGCCCGTACACGCTGGCCGCCGTCGCCGCGGCGGCCGCTGCCGCCTACGCTGCGATCAGGCGGAGGAGGTAG
- the glmS gene encoding glutamine--fructose-6-phosphate transaminase (isomerizing) has translation MCGIFGITLDSETNLGALLRRALERLEYRGYDSAGIAVVAPSGVLVKKDAGKVAEVAQRLGFDHVKGATGIAHTRWATHGRPTQTNAHPHVDCTETIAVVHNGIIENYEELKSELIAKGHKFRSETDTEIFAHLMEEYERMGLSPWEAFKRALSRIRGAYALAVVDSKEPDKVFFARNLSPLIVGVGDRFNLVASDVPTVLDHTNRVIPLRDGEYGFITSRVIHVEYDGVPVRVEERVQTIPWSADQAMRGGYPHFMLKEIHEQPEAIASTIAGLEPRRLAEIAEMLLSAHKIYVVGAGTSYYAGLVFQLGLVSYKLAAVPIIASEYGTYEGLFDKGDTAIAISQSGETIDTIRAVRALRERGVRVVAVTNVVSSTLARESDLVLYTRAGPEIGVAATKTFTTQVTLLSALHMAIGRALGVDVSPQEAALKRLPEVARKTLELNEGTAKEVAEKMAANQSAYYLSRGVGMPVALEGALKMKEIAYIHAEAYPAGESKHGPIALVENKFPVVFVFSDPSLKEKLLNNVAEMAARDATIIGVIPRGDDVAKKLKYAFEAPHLDPMLNAATFVIPLQLLAYYTAIKLGRDPDKPRNLAKTVTVE, from the coding sequence ATGTGTGGAATATTCGGTATAACGCTGGATTCTGAGACCAATCTGGGCGCTCTCCTCCGGCGTGCTCTGGAGAGGTTGGAGTACAGAGGGTACGACTCGGCGGGGATTGCCGTGGTGGCTCCAAGCGGCGTATTGGTCAAGAAGGATGCGGGGAAAGTCGCCGAAGTGGCCCAGAGGCTGGGCTTCGATCACGTAAAGGGGGCAACAGGTATTGCGCACACGAGGTGGGCCACTCACGGGAGGCCCACGCAGACTAACGCGCATCCACACGTCGATTGCACAGAGACTATAGCGGTCGTGCACAACGGCATCATAGAGAACTACGAGGAGTTGAAGTCAGAGCTTATCGCAAAGGGACACAAGTTCAGGAGCGAGACCGACACGGAGATCTTTGCGCACTTAATGGAAGAGTACGAGAGGATGGGCTTGAGCCCTTGGGAGGCCTTCAAGAGGGCTCTCTCCAGGATAAGAGGCGCGTACGCCCTCGCCGTAGTAGACTCCAAGGAGCCCGACAAGGTCTTCTTCGCGAGGAACCTATCGCCGCTCATCGTCGGTGTAGGCGACCGTTTCAATCTGGTCGCCAGCGACGTCCCCACTGTATTGGACCACACGAATAGAGTGATACCCCTCAGAGATGGGGAATACGGCTTCATAACATCCAGAGTCATACACGTAGAGTACGACGGAGTTCCGGTGAGAGTAGAGGAGAGAGTGCAGACTATCCCGTGGTCTGCCGATCAAGCCATGCGCGGTGGCTATCCCCACTTCATGTTGAAGGAGATCCACGAGCAGCCCGAGGCCATAGCCTCAACTATCGCAGGTCTGGAGCCCAGGCGGTTGGCCGAAATTGCAGAGATGTTGTTGAGCGCCCACAAGATATACGTCGTAGGCGCCGGCACGTCGTACTACGCCGGCCTTGTCTTTCAACTGGGCCTCGTCTCATATAAACTCGCCGCAGTGCCCATAATAGCCTCAGAATATGGAACCTACGAGGGCTTGTTCGACAAGGGCGATACGGCTATCGCGATATCTCAGTCTGGGGAGACCATAGACACAATAAGGGCGGTCAGAGCCCTCAGAGAGAGAGGCGTGAGGGTAGTAGCGGTGACTAACGTTGTATCCAGCACTCTGGCCCGCGAGAGCGACCTAGTGTTGTACACTAGGGCCGGGCCCGAGATAGGCGTCGCTGCGACGAAGACCTTCACAACGCAGGTCACGTTGTTGTCGGCTCTACATATGGCAATAGGCAGGGCGTTGGGCGTCGATGTTTCCCCTCAAGAGGCGGCCTTGAAGAGATTGCCTGAGGTCGCCAGAAAGACTTTAGAGTTGAACGAGGGAACAGCCAAGGAGGTCGCAGAAAAGATGGCGGCCAACCAGAGCGCCTACTACCTCAGCAGGGGCGTAGGGATGCCCGTGGCCCTAGAGGGCGCCCTCAAGATGAAGGAGATAGCGTATATCCACGCCGAGGCGTATCCTGCCGGCGAGTCCAAACACGGCCCAATAGCGTTGGTCGAGAACAAGTTCCCTGTCGTCTTTGTGTTCTCGGACCCGTCACTGAAGGAGAAGCTCTTGAACAACGTGGCCGAGATGGCCGCCAGAGACGCCACGATAATAGGAGTGATACCGAGGGGCGACGACGTTGCCAAGAAGCTCAAATATGCCTTTGAGGCGCCCCACCTAGATCCCATGTTGAACGCAGCCACCTTCGTCATACCTCTGCAGTTGTTGGCCTACTACACGGCCATTAAGCTGGGCAGGGACCCAGATAAACCGCGCAACTTGGCCAAGACCGTAACAGTGGAGTAG
- a CDS encoding sugar-phosphate nucleotidyltransferase: MDIVPIVVANERHSSFEPLTGGLKSSIRLGGKPLYRYVADILYKIFGRVFIASSEYMEGPYNFLEVKGTSAEEAIVAAEELMASADRLLIADGSIIVEEGAVKALIETMMSAGVESGALGVPTRGVRGLPLEVGAGNLLRGVGGESQLLYGGIAILPRRAVKLAQDGLKFSSILRELSSNGVAVAVWSGRWLKVEEPVDLIDALELVAPSSTFISSKAKISPTAVIEGPVFVDEGAEIDHYAVIKGPAYIGRNAFVGAHALVRNFADLEEGAVVGSSAEITHSLVGPEATVGRGSFVSYSVVGAGAVLEPNVATRSVLREGRTRLRPIEVRGREFYKLGALIGRGERISAGAVLEPGRGF, from the coding sequence ATGGACATAGTCCCCATAGTCGTCGCCAACGAGCGCCATAGCTCCTTCGAGCCGCTGACGGGAGGCCTCAAATCCTCGATAAGACTGGGGGGTAAACCGCTTTATCGTTATGTCGCAGATATCCTGTATAAAATTTTCGGTCGCGTCTTTATAGCATCAAGCGAGTATATGGAGGGGCCCTATAACTTCTTGGAGGTCAAGGGAACTTCCGCCGAGGAGGCCATCGTAGCAGCTGAGGAGCTCATGGCGAGCGCCGATAGGCTGTTGATAGCAGACGGATCGATCATAGTCGAGGAGGGCGCTGTCAAGGCGTTGATAGAGACTATGATGTCCGCAGGGGTTGAGAGCGGGGCGCTGGGCGTCCCCACCAGAGGCGTCCGGGGCCTCCCCCTGGAGGTAGGAGCCGGCAACCTCCTCAGAGGCGTCGGGGGCGAGAGCCAGTTGCTCTATGGAGGGATCGCCATACTTCCTCGGAGGGCTGTCAAATTGGCGCAAGATGGACTTAAGTTCTCCTCGATATTACGCGAACTTTCGTCGAACGGCGTCGCCGTGGCCGTCTGGAGTGGCAGATGGCTCAAGGTCGAGGAGCCCGTGGATCTGATAGATGCCCTAGAGCTTGTGGCGCCGAGCTCCACCTTCATCTCCTCAAAGGCCAAGATAAGCCCCACGGCAGTAATAGAGGGGCCCGTCTTTGTGGACGAAGGCGCTGAGATAGACCACTATGCGGTCATCAAGGGGCCCGCCTACATTGGAAGAAACGCCTTCGTGGGCGCCCACGCTCTGGTCAGAAATTTTGCAGATCTTGAGGAGGGGGCCGTGGTGGGCAGTAGCGCGGAGATCACACACAGCTTAGTGGGTCCCGAGGCCACTGTGGGCAGAGGCTCCTTCGTCTCCTACAGCGTAGTCGGCGCAGGCGCCGTATTGGAGCCCAATGTGGCGACCAGATCTGTGTTGAGGGAGGGAAGGACGCGTTTACGCCCAATAGAGGTAAGAGGGCGCGAGTTCTACAAGCTTGGGGCTCTGATAGGGCGGGGCGAGAGGATAAGCGCTGGGGCAGTCTTGGAGCCGGGCAGGGGCTTCTGA